From Microlunatus capsulatus, a single genomic window includes:
- the rimO gene encoding 30S ribosomal protein S12 methylthiotransferase RimO: protein MPVPTAPTLPAPAREADDLLAVHLVTLGCARNEVDSEELAARLEDGGFRLVADPEDADAVMVNTCGFVEAAKKDSVDTLLAAADLKEQGRPRAVVAVGCLAERYGNELAESLPETDAVLSFDDYTDVAGRLSAILAGQPHTAHVPRDRRTLLPMAPAARRAAAQGQSLPGHGAALDAPDLPAGLAPASGPRPLRRRLEGGPTAPLKIASGCDRRCTFCAIPAFRGAYLSRPPADVVTEARWLVDQGVRELFLVSENTSSYGKDLGDIRALEQLLGELSALDGLDWIRVSYLQPAEVRPTLVSAMTSTPKVVPYFDLSFQHAAPGLLRRMRRFGDPDSFLGLIASIRAQAPTAGIRSNVICGFPGETEADVDVLCDFLGEAGLDAIGVFGYSDEDGTEAARLDGQLPLELVEERRERLADLVDELVAERAAQRVGETVQVLVEEVDDVVTGRAAHQGPEVDGSVELVDAAGVRVGDLVDAVVTASGGADLVARPLVPGPGRG, encoded by the coding sequence ATGCCTGTCCCCACCGCGCCCACCCTGCCCGCTCCCGCCCGGGAGGCCGACGACCTCCTCGCCGTCCACCTGGTCACGCTGGGCTGCGCCCGCAACGAGGTCGACTCCGAGGAGCTCGCGGCCCGCCTGGAGGACGGCGGCTTCCGCCTCGTCGCCGACCCCGAGGACGCCGACGCGGTGATGGTCAACACCTGCGGCTTCGTCGAGGCGGCCAAGAAGGACTCCGTCGACACGCTGCTGGCCGCCGCCGACCTCAAGGAGCAGGGCCGGCCCCGGGCCGTCGTCGCCGTCGGCTGCCTGGCCGAGCGGTACGGCAACGAGCTGGCGGAGTCGCTGCCCGAGACCGACGCCGTGCTCAGCTTCGACGACTACACCGACGTGGCCGGTCGGCTCTCGGCCATCCTCGCCGGCCAGCCGCACACCGCCCACGTCCCGCGCGACCGCCGGACCCTGCTGCCGATGGCCCCGGCCGCCCGCCGCGCCGCCGCGCAGGGCCAGAGCCTGCCGGGCCACGGCGCGGCCCTGGACGCGCCCGACCTGCCCGCCGGACTGGCTCCCGCCAGCGGTCCGCGCCCGCTGCGCCGTCGCCTGGAGGGCGGGCCGACCGCCCCGCTCAAGATCGCGTCGGGCTGCGACCGCCGCTGCACCTTCTGCGCCATCCCGGCCTTCCGCGGCGCCTACCTCTCCCGGCCGCCGGCCGACGTCGTCACCGAGGCCCGCTGGCTGGTCGACCAGGGCGTCCGCGAGCTCTTCCTCGTCAGCGAGAACACCTCCTCCTACGGCAAGGACCTGGGCGACATCCGGGCGCTGGAGCAGCTCCTCGGCGAGCTGAGCGCGCTGGACGGCCTCGACTGGATCCGGGTCTCCTACCTCCAGCCCGCCGAGGTCCGGCCCACCCTGGTCAGCGCGATGACGAGCACCCCCAAGGTGGTGCCGTACTTCGACCTGTCCTTCCAGCACGCCGCTCCGGGCCTGCTGCGCCGGATGCGCCGCTTCGGCGACCCCGACTCCTTCCTCGGCCTCATCGCCTCCATCCGGGCCCAGGCGCCGACGGCCGGGATCCGGTCGAACGTCATCTGCGGCTTCCCGGGCGAGACCGAGGCCGACGTCGACGTGCTGTGCGACTTCCTCGGCGAGGCCGGCCTGGACGCGATCGGCGTCTTCGGCTACTCCGACGAGGACGGCACGGAGGCCGCCCGGCTGGACGGCCAGCTGCCGCTCGAGCTCGTCGAGGAGCGCCGCGAGCGGCTCGCCGACCTGGTCGACGAGCTGGTGGCCGAGCGCGCCGCCCAGCGCGTCGGGGAGACCGTGCAGGTGCTCGTCGAGGAGGTCGACGACGTCGTCACCGGCCGGGCCGCCCACCAGGGCCCCGAGGTCGACGGCTCGGTCGAGCTCGTCGACGCCGCCGGGGTCCGCGTCGGCGACCTCGTGGACGCCGTCGTCACCGCCAGCGGGGGGGCCGATCTGGTGGCCCGCCCGCTCGTCCCCGGGCCGGGTCGTGGCTGA
- the pgsA gene encoding CDP-diacylglycerol--glycerol-3-phosphate 3-phosphatidyltransferase has product MAEPETSSWNVPNALTGLRIVLVPVFAWMLLAHPDATGWRLATAAVFLGAILTDSLDGHLARKHNLITRFGKLADPIADKALTGMAFIGLSLVGELWWWVTVLMLLREWGITVMRFVVLRYGVMAAGRGGKLKTVLQAVAIMLYLLPLPGWAHVVAVVVMLVALAVTLVTGLDYVRDAVALRRRSRTGG; this is encoded by the coding sequence ATGGCCGAGCCCGAGACCAGCTCCTGGAACGTCCCGAACGCCCTGACCGGGCTGCGCATCGTGCTGGTCCCGGTGTTCGCGTGGATGCTGCTCGCGCACCCGGACGCGACGGGGTGGCGCCTCGCCACCGCGGCCGTCTTCCTCGGCGCCATCCTCACCGACAGCCTCGACGGCCACCTGGCTCGCAAGCACAACCTCATCACCCGCTTCGGCAAGCTCGCCGACCCCATCGCCGACAAGGCGCTGACGGGGATGGCCTTCATCGGGCTGTCGCTGGTCGGCGAGCTCTGGTGGTGGGTGACGGTGCTGATGCTCCTCCGCGAGTGGGGGATCACGGTGATGCGCTTCGTGGTCCTGCGCTACGGGGTGATGGCCGCGGGCCGCGGTGGCAAGCTCAAGACCGTCCTGCAGGCGGTGGCGATCATGCTCTACCTGCTCCCGCTGCCCGGCTGGGCGCACGTCGTCGCCGTCGTGGTCATGCTCGTGGCCCTCGCCGTCACCCTGGTCACCGGCCTCGACTACGTGCGGGACGCCGTGGCCCTGCGCCGCCGGAGCCGGACCGGCGGATGA
- a CDS encoding CinA family protein, whose product MSPAPAPDPGGRTGADPGAAAALAALALGAETLATAESLTGGLVGELLTSVPGASAGYLGGVISYATRLKHTLAGVPTATLDAHGPVAEPTAAAMADGVAQRCGADWGLAVTGVAGPEPQDGHPVGQVFVGLAHPAIGWQQVRELRLDGDRATIRWQTAVTALALLTEAVRNNGPAARR is encoded by the coding sequence ATGAGCCCGGCCCCCGCGCCCGACCCCGGTGGGCGCACCGGCGCCGACCCGGGTGCCGCGGCCGCGCTGGCGGCCCTGGCCCTCGGGGCGGAGACGCTCGCCACCGCCGAGTCGCTGACCGGCGGGCTGGTCGGGGAGCTGCTGACGTCGGTGCCCGGCGCCTCCGCCGGCTACCTGGGCGGCGTCATCAGCTATGCGACGCGGCTCAAGCACACGCTCGCCGGCGTGCCCACGGCCACGCTGGACGCCCACGGGCCGGTGGCCGAGCCGACGGCCGCGGCCATGGCCGACGGGGTTGCCCAGCGCTGCGGGGCGGACTGGGGGCTCGCCGTCACCGGTGTCGCCGGGCCCGAGCCCCAGGACGGCCACCCCGTCGGCCAGGTGTTCGTCGGCCTCGCCCACCCGGCGATCGGCTGGCAGCAGGTGCGCGAGCTGCGGCTGGACGGCGACCGGGCCACGATCCGCTGGCAGACCGCCGTCACCGCCCTGGCGCTGCTGACCGAGGCCGTGCGGAACAACGGACCCGCTGCGCGACGTTGA
- a CDS encoding helix-turn-helix domain-containing protein: MKQVLVRELIGESLREERVAQSRTLREVSKAARVSLGYLSEVERGQKEASSELLASICSALDLPLSVVLNVVSEKMAMYERVTPLPTVRSLPQAAAA, from the coding sequence ATGAAGCAGGTGCTGGTGCGTGAGCTCATCGGGGAGTCGCTGCGCGAGGAGCGGGTCGCCCAGAGCCGCACGCTCCGTGAGGTCTCCAAGGCCGCCCGGGTCAGCCTCGGCTACCTGTCCGAGGTCGAGCGGGGTCAGAAGGAGGCGTCGAGCGAGTTGCTCGCGTCCATCTGCTCGGCGCTGGACCTGCCCCTGTCCGTCGTCCTCAACGTCGTCAGCGAGAAGATGGCCATGTACGAGCGCGTGACCCCGCTGCCCACCGTCCGCTCGCTCCCGCAGGCCGCCGCCGCCTGA
- a CDS encoding ATP-dependent helicase, translated as MGDVPADVLKVFSPATATWFQEVFARPTAAQSGAWRAIADGKNALVVAPTGSGKTLAAFLWALDDLTRSPQPEPQERCRVLYVSPLKALAVDVERNLRAPLAGITQTALRLDQTPPNVTVGVRSGDTTTAERRVIATRPPDILITTPESLFLMLTSNARDVLRSVRTVIVDEVHALAGTKRGAHLALSIERLEALTAESASPDVPHRPLQRIGLSATVRPAERVAAYLGGPHPVQVVAPPAEKSWDLEIVVPVEDMSDLGASASTPSSLEDERAPTRAPSIWPHVENKILDLIGQHRSTIVFANSRRLAERLTSHLNELHAERLGMEAPPEEASGPPAQVMAQSGSSSGHDGTHAPAVARAHHGSVSKEQRAQIESDLKSGLLPCVVATSSLELGIDMGAVDVVVQVESPPSVASGLQRVGRAGHQVGATSRGVFFPNHRGDLIESSVVVERMRRGAIEEVAELRNPLDVLAQQVVAVVSGQETKVDELYALVRRASSFRDLPYSAFEAVLDMLSGRYPSEDFAELRPRLVWQRDTGVLTARPGAQRLAVTSGGTIPDRGLFGVFIVGEGNAAGKHAPGRRVGELDEEMVYETRVGDVFTLGTTSWRVEQITHDQVLVTPAPGVPGRLPFWKGDSPGRPLELGRAFGGFVREVGTMPAPRATARLRESGLDEFAARNLVAYLTEQSSATGALPTDQTIVVERFRDELGDWRVCVHSALGTGVLTPWALAVEHAARQRYGLEVQATATNDGMVLRIPDTDSEPPGADLVVLDPETIESVVTDEVGGSALFAARFRECAARALLLPRRDPKARSPLWQQRMRSAQLLTVAAQFPEFPIVLETMRECLTDVFDLDGLLEVQREIASRKIRLVEVETKEPSPFAKSLLFGYVGAFVYEGDVPLAEKKAAALSLDATLLAELLGKDGLKQLLDASVIARSEADVQGLSPERQATTVEQLFDLVRTAGPYSRAELALRTVEDFALEPALEQLVLDRRVVEVRIAGVPMVAVAEDVPRLRDGLGIPVPPGVAATFTETSAHPVEDLVLRWARTHGPFVAGTVATRYGLGRAVVEQACDALVAAGTVVSGSFVDLEGEAGQERRQYCHGQVLALIKRRTLALLRKEVEPVEQVAYARFLTEWQGVGSGARGSDGVLGALEQLAGYAMPASAVESVILPARVAGYTPAMLDELTASGEVSWVGDGGIGDSDGWVRWYVAGAEPSEARAPAHHRSQELLDALAGGGAYFFDALLPPGSLGHRDEYVAALWDLVWAGLVTGDTFAPVRALSGGAHRKAPTRPTARTHRARLAGGGLGRPGRAPRIASPTTGGRWSLVPRAGATPAERLATDVFAQLDRYGVVSRGSVMTENGEGGFGAAYRALSSLEESGQCRRGYFIEGLGAAQFALGGAVDRLRSFQREPDAPQAVVLAACDAANPYGAALPWPEREGHRPGRKAGALVVLVDGALTFYVERGGKTLLSFTEDPRRLAPAATVLAEAVQRGQLGKLSVEKADGGHVFGSTLVSDALQGAGFRMTPQGLRLRPSA; from the coding sequence ATGGGGGACGTGCCCGCCGACGTCCTGAAGGTCTTCTCCCCCGCCACCGCCACGTGGTTCCAGGAGGTCTTCGCGCGCCCGACGGCCGCGCAGTCCGGCGCGTGGCGCGCCATCGCGGACGGCAAGAACGCGCTGGTGGTCGCCCCGACCGGCTCGGGCAAGACGCTGGCCGCCTTCCTGTGGGCCCTCGACGACCTCACCCGCTCCCCGCAGCCCGAGCCGCAGGAGCGCTGCCGCGTCCTCTACGTGTCCCCGCTCAAGGCGCTGGCCGTCGACGTCGAGCGCAACCTGCGGGCCCCGCTCGCGGGCATCACCCAGACCGCGCTGCGGCTCGACCAGACCCCACCGAACGTGACCGTCGGCGTCCGCTCGGGCGACACGACCACGGCCGAGCGGCGGGTCATCGCCACCCGCCCCCCGGACATCCTCATCACCACGCCCGAGTCGCTGTTCCTCATGCTGACCTCGAACGCGCGCGACGTGCTGCGCTCGGTGCGCACGGTCATCGTCGACGAGGTGCACGCGCTGGCCGGCACCAAGCGCGGCGCCCACCTCGCGCTGTCGATCGAGCGGCTGGAGGCCCTGACGGCCGAGTCGGCGTCGCCGGACGTGCCGCACCGGCCGCTGCAGCGGATCGGGCTCTCGGCCACCGTCCGCCCGGCCGAGCGGGTCGCCGCCTACCTGGGCGGACCGCACCCGGTCCAGGTGGTCGCACCGCCCGCGGAGAAGTCGTGGGACCTCGAGATCGTCGTGCCCGTCGAGGACATGAGCGACCTCGGCGCGTCCGCCTCCACGCCCTCGTCGCTGGAGGACGAGCGGGCGCCCACCCGGGCGCCGTCGATCTGGCCGCACGTGGAGAACAAGATCCTCGACCTCATCGGCCAGCACCGCTCCACCATCGTGTTCGCGAACTCGCGCCGGCTGGCCGAGCGGCTGACCTCCCACCTCAACGAGCTGCACGCCGAGCGGCTGGGGATGGAGGCACCGCCCGAGGAGGCGTCGGGTCCGCCGGCGCAGGTGATGGCGCAGTCCGGGTCCTCCTCGGGCCACGACGGCACCCACGCGCCCGCGGTCGCCCGCGCGCACCACGGCTCGGTGAGCAAGGAGCAGCGCGCCCAGATCGAGTCCGACCTCAAGTCGGGCCTGCTGCCGTGCGTGGTGGCGACGTCCTCGCTGGAGCTGGGCATCGACATGGGCGCCGTCGACGTCGTGGTCCAGGTCGAGTCCCCGCCCTCGGTCGCGAGCGGCCTGCAGCGGGTCGGCCGGGCGGGCCACCAGGTCGGCGCGACCTCGCGCGGGGTCTTCTTCCCCAACCACCGCGGCGACCTCATCGAGTCCTCCGTGGTGGTCGAGCGGATGCGCCGCGGGGCCATCGAGGAGGTCGCCGAGCTCCGCAACCCGCTCGACGTGCTCGCGCAGCAGGTCGTGGCCGTGGTGTCCGGCCAGGAGACCAAGGTCGACGAGCTGTACGCCCTCGTCCGGCGGGCCAGCAGCTTCCGCGACCTGCCCTACAGCGCCTTCGAGGCCGTGCTGGACATGCTCAGCGGTCGCTACCCGTCCGAGGACTTCGCCGAGCTGCGGCCCCGGCTGGTCTGGCAGCGCGACACCGGCGTGCTCACCGCCCGGCCCGGGGCGCAGCGGCTCGCGGTCACCTCGGGCGGCACCATCCCCGACCGCGGCCTGTTCGGCGTGTTCATCGTCGGCGAGGGCAACGCCGCCGGGAAGCACGCGCCCGGCCGCCGGGTGGGCGAGCTGGACGAGGAGATGGTCTACGAGACCCGGGTGGGCGACGTCTTCACCCTGGGCACCACCAGCTGGCGGGTGGAGCAGATCACCCACGACCAGGTGCTCGTCACCCCGGCGCCCGGGGTGCCGGGCCGACTGCCGTTCTGGAAGGGCGACTCCCCCGGCCGGCCGTTGGAGCTGGGCCGCGCCTTCGGCGGCTTCGTCCGCGAGGTGGGCACCATGCCCGCGCCGCGGGCCACCGCCCGGCTGCGGGAGAGCGGCCTGGACGAGTTCGCCGCGCGGAACCTCGTCGCCTACCTCACCGAGCAGTCCAGCGCGACCGGGGCGCTCCCGACCGACCAGACGATCGTCGTCGAGCGGTTCCGCGACGAGCTGGGCGACTGGCGGGTCTGCGTCCACTCCGCCCTGGGCACCGGGGTGCTGACGCCGTGGGCGCTGGCCGTCGAGCACGCCGCCCGCCAGCGCTACGGCCTCGAGGTCCAGGCGACCGCGACGAACGACGGCATGGTGCTGCGGATCCCCGACACCGACTCCGAGCCGCCCGGGGCCGATCTGGTCGTGCTCGACCCCGAGACGATCGAGTCCGTGGTCACCGACGAGGTGGGCGGCTCCGCGCTGTTCGCGGCCCGCTTCCGCGAGTGCGCCGCCCGGGCCCTGCTGCTGCCCCGCCGGGACCCGAAGGCGCGCTCCCCGCTGTGGCAGCAGCGGATGCGCTCGGCCCAGCTGCTGACCGTGGCCGCGCAGTTCCCGGAGTTCCCCATCGTCCTGGAGACGATGCGCGAGTGCCTGACCGACGTCTTCGACCTCGACGGGCTGCTGGAGGTGCAGCGCGAGATCGCCTCGCGCAAGATCCGGCTGGTCGAGGTCGAGACCAAGGAGCCCTCGCCGTTCGCGAAGTCGCTGCTGTTCGGCTACGTCGGCGCCTTCGTCTACGAGGGCGACGTGCCGCTGGCGGAGAAGAAGGCGGCCGCGCTCTCGCTGGACGCCACCCTGCTGGCGGAGCTCCTGGGCAAGGACGGGCTCAAGCAGCTGCTCGACGCCTCCGTCATCGCCCGCAGCGAGGCCGACGTGCAGGGCCTCAGCCCCGAGCGCCAGGCGACGACGGTCGAGCAGCTCTTCGACCTCGTCCGCACCGCCGGGCCCTACAGCCGCGCCGAGCTGGCTCTGCGCACCGTGGAGGACTTCGCCCTGGAGCCGGCCCTGGAGCAGCTGGTGCTCGACCGGCGCGTCGTCGAGGTCCGGATCGCGGGCGTGCCGATGGTCGCCGTGGCCGAGGACGTCCCCCGGCTCCGCGACGGGCTGGGCATACCGGTGCCGCCCGGCGTCGCCGCCACCTTCACCGAGACCTCCGCCCACCCGGTCGAGGACCTCGTGCTGCGCTGGGCCCGCACCCACGGCCCGTTCGTCGCCGGCACGGTCGCCACCCGCTACGGGCTGGGCCGCGCCGTCGTCGAGCAGGCCTGCGACGCCCTCGTCGCGGCCGGCACCGTGGTCAGCGGCTCCTTCGTCGACCTCGAGGGCGAGGCCGGCCAGGAGCGCCGGCAGTACTGCCACGGCCAGGTCCTGGCGCTCATCAAGCGGCGGACGCTCGCCCTGCTGCGCAAGGAGGTCGAGCCGGTCGAGCAGGTGGCCTACGCCCGCTTCCTCACCGAGTGGCAGGGCGTCGGCTCCGGCGCCCGGGGCAGCGACGGCGTGCTGGGGGCCCTGGAGCAGCTGGCGGGCTACGCGATGCCGGCCAGCGCCGTCGAGTCGGTGATCCTGCCCGCCCGGGTGGCGGGCTACACCCCCGCGATGCTCGACGAGCTGACCGCCAGCGGCGAGGTCAGCTGGGTCGGCGACGGCGGCATCGGCGACTCCGACGGCTGGGTCCGCTGGTACGTGGCCGGGGCGGAGCCGTCCGAGGCCCGCGCGCCGGCGCACCACCGCAGCCAGGAGCTGCTCGACGCCCTGGCCGGCGGGGGCGCCTACTTCTTCGACGCGCTGCTGCCGCCGGGCTCGCTGGGCCACCGGGACGAGTACGTCGCCGCGCTCTGGGACCTGGTCTGGGCGGGACTGGTCACCGGGGACACCTTCGCCCCCGTGCGGGCGCTCTCGGGAGGCGCGCACCGCAAGGCGCCGACCCGTCCGACGGCCCGGACCCACCGGGCGCGGTTGGCCGGCGGGGGGCTGGGCCGGCCCGGGCGGGCGCCACGGATCGCCTCGCCCACGACCGGCGGCCGCTGGTCGCTGGTGCCCCGCGCCGGCGCCACCCCCGCCGAGCGGCTCGCGACCGACGTCTTCGCCCAGCTCGACCGCTACGGGGTGGTCAGCCGCGGCAGCGTGATGACCGAGAACGGCGAGGGCGGCTTCGGCGCGGCCTACCGGGCGCTCAGCTCGCTCGAGGAGTCGGGCCAGTGCCGCCGCGGCTACTTCATCGAGGGCCTCGGAGCCGCCCAGTTCGCGCTCGGCGGCGCCGTCGACCGGCTGCGCTCGTTCCAGCGCGAGCCCGACGCGCCGCAGGCCGTCGTGCTGGCGGCGTGCGACGCGGCCAACCCCTACGGCGCGGCGCTCCCCTGGCCCGAGCGCGAGGGGCACCGGCCCGGTCGCAAGGCGGGCGCGCTCGTGGTGCTCGTCGACGGCGCGCTGACCTTCTACGTCGAGCGGGGCGGCAAGACGCTGCTCTCGTTCACCGAGGACCCGCGGCGGCTGGCCCCGGCGGCGACGGTGCTGGCCGAGGCGGTCCAGCGGGGCCAGCTGGGCAAGCTCAGCGTCGAGAAGGCCGACGGCGGGCACGTCTTCGGCTCCACGCTCGTCAGCGACGCCCTGCAGGGTGCCGGGTTCCGGATGACCCCCCAGGGGCTGCGGCTGCGACCCTCGGCCTGA
- a CDS encoding DUF3046 domain-containing protein gives MKETELWQRLQDQLGAGYHRVWAAEYSLSELQGRTVVQAVADGVPVKTVWRAVWAALELPARER, from the coding sequence GTGAAGGAGACCGAGCTGTGGCAGCGGCTGCAGGACCAGCTGGGCGCGGGCTACCACCGCGTGTGGGCGGCCGAGTACAGCCTGTCCGAGCTGCAGGGTCGCACCGTGGTGCAGGCCGTCGCCGACGGGGTGCCCGTCAAGACCGTGTGGCGGGCCGTCTGGGCCGCGCTCGAGCTCCCGGCGCGGGAGCGCTGA
- the recA gene encoding recombinase RecA, with protein MMATNDREKALETALAQIDKNYGKGSVMRLGDNVRAPLEVIPTGSISLDVALGIGGLPRGRVVEIYGPESSGKTTVALHAIANAQAGGGICAFIDAEHALDPDYAAKLGVDTDSLLVSQPDNGEQALEIADMLVRSGALALIVIDSVAALTPRAEIEGEMGDSHVGLQARLMSQALRKMTGALSNSNTTAIFINQLREKIGVMFGSPETTTGGRALKFYSSVRLDVRRIETLKDGQEMVGNRTRVKVVKNKVAPPFKQAEFDILYGKGISREGSLIDLGVEVGIIRKAGAWFTYDADQLGQGRENARGYLISNPDLANELEKKIKEKMGIGPQVDVPAGVDPVTGEVEF; from the coding sequence ATGATGGCGACCAACGACCGCGAGAAGGCGCTGGAGACAGCACTCGCCCAGATCGACAAGAACTACGGCAAGGGCTCGGTGATGCGGCTGGGCGACAACGTCCGCGCACCGCTGGAGGTGATCCCCACCGGCTCGATCTCCCTCGACGTCGCGCTCGGCATCGGCGGGCTCCCGCGCGGCCGGGTCGTCGAGATCTACGGCCCCGAGTCCAGCGGCAAGACGACGGTGGCCCTGCACGCCATCGCCAACGCCCAGGCCGGCGGCGGCATCTGCGCCTTCATCGACGCCGAGCACGCGCTGGACCCCGACTACGCCGCCAAGCTGGGGGTCGACACCGACTCGCTGCTGGTCAGCCAGCCGGACAACGGCGAGCAGGCGCTGGAGATCGCGGACATGCTGGTCCGCTCCGGCGCGCTGGCCCTCATCGTCATCGACTCCGTGGCGGCCCTGACGCCCCGCGCCGAGATCGAGGGCGAGATGGGCGACAGTCACGTCGGCCTGCAGGCCCGGCTGATGAGCCAGGCGCTGCGCAAGATGACCGGTGCGCTGAGCAACTCCAACACCACGGCCATCTTCATCAACCAGCTGCGCGAGAAGATCGGCGTCATGTTCGGCTCGCCCGAGACCACCACCGGTGGTCGGGCGCTGAAGTTCTACTCCTCGGTCCGGCTCGACGTGCGTCGTATCGAGACGCTCAAGGACGGCCAGGAAATGGTCGGCAACCGGACCCGGGTGAAGGTCGTCAAGAACAAGGTCGCGCCGCCCTTCAAGCAGGCCGAGTTCGACATTCTCTACGGCAAGGGAATCAGCCGCGAGGGCAGCCTGATCGACCTCGGCGTCGAGGTCGGCATCATCCGCAAGGCGGGGGCCTGGTTCACCTACGACGCCGACCAGCTCGGCCAGGGTCGCGAGAACGCGCGCGGCTACCTGATCAGCAACCCCGACCTCGCGAACGAGCTCGAGAAGAAGATCAAGGAGAAGATGGGCATCGGCCCGCAGGTGGACGTGCCGGCGGGTGTCGACCCCGTCACCGGTGAGGTGGAGTTCTGA
- a CDS encoding regulatory protein RecX encodes MARTIVLRKLAAQARTRHELAKALAAKEVPEDVADAVLDRMEAVGLVDDEAFARDWVASRQQRRHLSRSALRRELQTKGIERDQIDEAVSGVENDDEVEAALALATKRFRSMQGLERDVQYRRLAGALARRGFSGSVASTVLSQVLDTRRD; translated from the coding sequence GTGGCGCGGACGATCGTCCTGCGCAAGCTGGCCGCCCAGGCGCGGACACGGCACGAGCTGGCCAAGGCCCTCGCCGCCAAGGAGGTCCCCGAGGACGTCGCCGACGCAGTCCTGGACCGGATGGAGGCGGTCGGCCTGGTCGACGACGAGGCCTTCGCCCGCGACTGGGTGGCGTCTCGCCAGCAGCGTCGCCACCTGTCCCGCTCGGCGCTGCGGCGCGAGCTGCAGACCAAGGGGATCGAGCGCGACCAGATCGACGAGGCCGTGTCCGGGGTGGAGAACGACGACGAGGTCGAGGCCGCCCTCGCGCTCGCCACGAAGCGGTTCCGCTCCATGCAGGGCCTCGAGCGCGACGTGCAGTACCGCCGGCTGGCCGGCGCCCTGGCCCGCCGCGGCTTCAGCGGCTCGGTGGCCTCGACGGTGCTCAGCCAGGTCCTGGACACCCGGCGCGACTGA